Proteins from a genomic interval of Paenibacillus lentus:
- a CDS encoding glycosyltransferase family 2 protein, protein MLRKRRLTGGAKRQTKKDKRPIGRVFNHPNPLVSVIIPAMNERATLPGVLRQAARIDSCCETIVVANGSTDGTPAIARKWGAHVITADEPLGHDVGRRVGAEAAKGQILLFIDADMIIPVAELRPFVKAVLDGVDVALNDYSGPTGGRKIHPVVVAKHSLNALLGRSDLQGASLTAVPHAMSRRVIDAIGYEALEIPPLAMVEALLRGFKVRAVHSVQVGRMNPVKYRGRQDDPLTSLIVGDHLEAVYRLILARGSRGGYSDLGRQRDKVR, encoded by the coding sequence ATGCTGAGAAAGCGCAGACTTACAGGCGGTGCTAAACGGCAAACCAAGAAAGATAAGCGGCCGATTGGGCGCGTGTTCAATCATCCGAACCCGCTCGTGTCCGTCATCATTCCGGCGATGAACGAAAGAGCTACCTTACCTGGTGTACTACGCCAAGCTGCAAGGATTGATTCCTGTTGCGAAACGATCGTCGTGGCTAACGGATCGACCGATGGTACACCCGCTATTGCCCGGAAATGGGGAGCACACGTCATTACGGCCGACGAGCCGCTTGGACACGACGTAGGTCGCCGGGTCGGCGCCGAAGCGGCAAAAGGGCAAATACTACTATTTATTGATGCCGATATGATTATTCCGGTTGCCGAGCTCCGCCCTTTTGTTAAGGCCGTATTAGATGGAGTGGACGTGGCCCTTAATGATTATTCGGGTCCTACGGGAGGACGGAAGATCCATCCAGTCGTTGTGGCAAAACATTCGTTGAATGCATTGCTGGGTCGTTCTGATTTGCAAGGAGCCTCCCTGACGGCTGTACCTCACGCCATGAGCCGACGGGTAATTGACGCCATCGGTTATGAAGCGCTTGAAATTCCGCCGTTAGCTATGGTCGAAGCCTTGCTTCGCGGCTTTAAGGTACGGGCCGTTCATTCCGTTCAGGTAGGAAGAATGAATCCGGTCAAATACAGAGGCAGGCAAGATGACCCGCTGACCAGTCTGATTGTTGGGGATCATTTGGAGGCTGTTTACCGGCTCATTCTTGCACGCGGTTCGCGCGGAGGATATAGCGATCTCGGCCGTCAACGTGACAAGGTGAGGTGA
- a CDS encoding GT-D fold domain-containing glycosyltransferase has product MGNRRGQRPARRKRNSKKRMLGLSQARYRKLSRQQSNTVKRRFHQAPPSAQPDQRLPEHVQNTETAGTGDQLQDQLSTENGAVAAVNAKYEEGYRQGYYEGGEGRLCRQLPPYTVLPDLTIEDVIARGIQQAASLLVPLMTPTEVYAEIGRALDQRQPFSVVRLGDGELLTLAHDMIISTEQARAWGSFLPYAGVILPDEAARSALADSLHKASIIGIPESRHPSFQGLLFPVLKQLGISCRELKMTTSTVNYALHEQGLLYPMLRGRKLLLIGNKAGGLANVLSNHGFKVNGIITPVNGVHDVRRVMKEATSFEFELALVAAGVAAVVICATIAEELGKVSFDLGHLANQFEPGETSLLPGLEVNK; this is encoded by the coding sequence ATGGGGAACCGACGCGGCCAGCGCCCTGCAAGACGAAAACGGAATTCAAAAAAAAGGATGCTTGGCTTAAGCCAAGCCCGTTATAGAAAGCTGTCACGTCAGCAGTCAAATACAGTCAAAAGGCGCTTTCACCAAGCTCCTCCGTCTGCGCAACCCGATCAGCGTTTGCCGGAGCATGTACAAAACACCGAGACTGCAGGGACTGGGGATCAATTGCAGGATCAACTGTCCACGGAAAATGGCGCCGTCGCAGCCGTTAATGCTAAGTATGAGGAGGGGTATCGCCAGGGTTATTACGAGGGCGGGGAGGGCCGGCTTTGCCGGCAGCTCCCCCCATACACCGTGCTGCCCGATTTGACCATTGAAGACGTGATCGCCCGCGGTATTCAGCAAGCAGCTTCCTTGCTAGTCCCTCTTATGACTCCCACGGAAGTTTACGCGGAAATTGGTCGGGCTTTAGACCAGCGGCAGCCATTCTCTGTCGTTCGTCTTGGTGACGGAGAACTGCTCACATTGGCGCATGACATGATTATATCCACAGAGCAGGCGCGAGCCTGGGGAAGTTTTTTGCCTTACGCGGGTGTCATTTTACCGGACGAAGCGGCGCGGAGTGCTTTGGCGGATTCCTTGCATAAGGCAAGCATTATTGGCATTCCCGAGTCGCGGCATCCCTCGTTCCAAGGATTATTATTTCCAGTGCTGAAGCAACTGGGGATATCCTGCCGTGAGCTGAAAATGACTACCTCGACGGTCAATTATGCGCTGCACGAGCAAGGCCTTCTCTATCCCATGCTCCGGGGGAGGAAGCTGCTGCTGATCGGTAATAAAGCGGGTGGTTTGGCTAATGTGCTGAGTAATCATGGTTTTAAAGTCAATGGCATCATCACTCCTGTTAACGGAGTGCATGATGTTAGGCGTGTAATGAAAGAAGCCACGTCCTTCGAATTTGAACTTGCCCTCGTTGCGGCAGGTGTGGCCGCTGTTGTGATTTGCGCGACTATCGCTGAAGAACTCGGCAAAGTGTCGTTTGATTTGGGGCATTTGGCTAATCAGTTCGAGCCTGGCGAAACTTCTCTGCTGCCCGGCTTGGAGGTGAATAAATGA
- a CDS encoding restriction endonuclease subunit S, protein MSIEKSFLNMLDAAAKVQWNVSMILEAKAVEAEKVRNWMLNHVHGGSFDSHEKMLSEPLNIHEQLIEVIDGLTKLQNGFCSNLKAVFVSDGDESAPGGDDEFGGLFSGSFDLEGSEK, encoded by the coding sequence ATGAGTATAGAGAAATCTTTTTTGAATATGTTGGATGCCGCTGCAAAGGTGCAATGGAACGTCTCAATGATCCTGGAGGCAAAAGCGGTAGAAGCCGAAAAGGTGCGCAACTGGATGCTGAATCATGTCCATGGGGGCAGCTTTGATAGCCATGAGAAAATGCTGTCCGAACCGCTGAATATCCATGAGCAGCTCATTGAGGTCATAGACGGATTAACGAAGCTTCAGAACGGATTTTGCAGCAATTTGAAAGCTGTATTTGTATCTGATGGTGACGAGTCCGCTCCTGGTGGTGATGATGAGTTCGGGGGATTGTTCAGCGGCTCCTTTGATTTGGAGGGTTCGGAGAAATGA
- a CDS encoding glycosyltransferase family 2 protein: MRSVRYESWHRAVQREREEALRRSKMKSDKKYKSGLQAGYTQGLIEGLRAFAAPFEGTSIIIPTYNQKDLVLQCITSIESHTEQPYEIIVVDDGSIDGTCEALWSKKGSIRVGVHLENLGFASAVNTGLMMAKGNTIVLLNNDVLVTERWLTQLLTVLNNNKDAAAVGPVTNYISGDQQIEAVYNDLKEMEIFAANYNKIDRSRWHYTDRLVGFCLLLRRETFEDVGYFDEGYQIGNFEDDDWMLRLQLQGKRLMIAGDTFVHHIGSVTMKKLGAEGFAAVNAKNEHFFKQKWGNSREHLKRIKEIKEEVPSLSSVDFYPTHVWVEGCFGKRFWLEHGVKYPISDSIDERFLPGRPVRLSVIDLMKIPTGVGPAPHKLADIRAGLREGVVIQTGDGKRYQLDRERLREIVSAYTCEIWGLPVQVDPADPELLERYGEGPPILPPPYLRSEDL; this comes from the coding sequence ATGAGAAGTGTCAGGTATGAGTCGTGGCATCGCGCCGTACAGAGAGAGCGGGAAGAGGCACTGAGGCGCTCAAAGATGAAATCTGATAAGAAATACAAGAGTGGGCTTCAAGCAGGATATACCCAGGGTTTAATAGAAGGGCTGCGTGCTTTTGCTGCCCCCTTTGAAGGCACTAGCATCATAATTCCGACATATAATCAAAAAGATTTAGTGCTGCAATGCATTACCAGCATTGAGTCGCACACTGAGCAGCCTTATGAAATCATTGTGGTGGATGATGGCTCCATAGATGGAACCTGTGAAGCGCTCTGGTCGAAGAAGGGTTCGATTCGCGTTGGTGTCCATCTTGAGAATCTGGGATTTGCCAGTGCTGTCAATACGGGATTAATGATGGCCAAGGGAAACACCATCGTACTGTTAAATAACGATGTTCTCGTTACGGAGCGCTGGCTGACCCAGTTGTTAACGGTTCTAAATAACAATAAGGATGCTGCGGCAGTCGGTCCGGTCACAAATTATATCAGTGGGGATCAGCAAATTGAAGCTGTTTATAATGATCTGAAGGAAATGGAGATATTCGCTGCAAATTACAATAAGATCGATAGATCCAGATGGCATTATACTGACCGGCTTGTCGGCTTTTGCCTATTGTTACGGCGGGAGACCTTCGAAGATGTTGGTTATTTCGATGAGGGATACCAGATCGGTAATTTCGAGGATGATGACTGGATGCTTCGCCTACAGCTGCAAGGCAAGCGTTTGATGATTGCGGGGGATACCTTCGTCCATCATATCGGGAGCGTGACAATGAAGAAGCTTGGTGCGGAAGGCTTTGCCGCAGTTAACGCCAAGAATGAGCATTTTTTTAAACAAAAATGGGGGAATTCCCGGGAACATCTTAAGCGTATAAAGGAAATTAAGGAAGAGGTCCCCTCCCTAAGCTCAGTAGACTTTTACCCGACGCATGTCTGGGTTGAAGGATGTTTCGGCAAGCGTTTTTGGTTGGAGCATGGGGTGAAGTATCCGATATCGGATTCAATTGATGAGAGATTTTTGCCCGGCCGCCCGGTCAGGCTGTCGGTGATTGATTTAATGAAAATCCCTACTGGAGTAGGTCCGGCTCCGCATAAACTAGCTGACATCAGAGCTGGCTTGCGGGAAGGCGTAGTCATTCAAACCGGAGACGGCAAGCGGTATCAACTTGACCGGGAACGATTACGCGAGATTGTCTCCGCCTATACTTGCGAGATTTGGGGACTGCCTGTCCAAGTTGATCCAGCGGATCCCGAGTTATTGGAGAGATACGGGGAAGGTCCCCCAATATTGCCGCCCCCTTATTTGAGATCGGAAGATTTATAA
- a CDS encoding sugar phosphate nucleotidyltransferase, which translates to MKGVILAGGTGTRLHPLTRIVNKHLLPVGSYPMISYGIERFRQAGITDILLIISKQSAELYTNYLGSGENFGVNLVFRVQETAGGIAEALNLAQSFIAPGEKFVVLLGDNLFLDDLTPYVQSFMKQAYGSARVLLKPVDDPRRYGVAVFDPSQPDLISYIEEKPEKPQSNYSVTGIYMYDDMVFERIGKIDRSARGELEITDVNNLYARAGKLEYDILQLWWGDAGTFESLLEAGTRMRGVLP; encoded by the coding sequence ATGAAAGGTGTTATTTTGGCGGGAGGGACTGGGACTCGTCTTCATCCATTGACTCGAATCGTTAACAAGCATCTTCTCCCGGTCGGAAGCTATCCGATGATCAGTTACGGCATTGAACGGTTCCGGCAAGCGGGAATTACGGACATTCTCCTCATCATCAGCAAGCAGTCCGCAGAACTTTATACGAATTACTTAGGCAGCGGGGAGAACTTTGGAGTGAATCTGGTCTTTCGTGTACAGGAGACCGCGGGCGGCATTGCCGAAGCCCTAAATTTGGCTCAGAGCTTTATTGCTCCAGGGGAGAAATTCGTGGTTCTGCTGGGAGACAATTTGTTCTTAGACGATTTGACGCCTTACGTCCAAAGCTTCATGAAGCAAGCGTATGGAAGCGCTAGAGTGCTGCTGAAGCCGGTTGACGATCCGAGAAGATATGGGGTTGCGGTGTTTGATCCATCTCAGCCTGATTTGATTTCGTATATTGAAGAAAAGCCGGAAAAGCCGCAATCGAATTACTCGGTGACGGGAATATATATGTATGACGATATGGTATTTGAGCGTATCGGTAAGATTGACCGGTCTGCAAGGGGAGAGCTGGAAATTACCGATGTGAATAATTTATATGCCAGGGCTGGGAAGCTGGAATACGATATCCTTCAATTATGGTGGGGGGATGCCGGGACATTTGAATCCCTGCTGGAGGCTGGGACGCGGATGAGAGGAGTGCTTCCTTAA
- a CDS encoding nucleoside-diphosphate sugar epimerase — translation MDQKITDMLIHMSHSHGQIARIIDAERHVVVRIAQIIHAIPDAEPAFDGTDGLVESAGRINKSVVAYLNSIADLEEAMAENLELVIKELKDQDEE, via the coding sequence GTGGATCAGAAAATCACGGATATGCTCATTCATATGTCCCATTCCCATGGGCAGATCGCGAGAATCATCGATGCTGAGCGACACGTTGTGGTTCGCATCGCGCAGATTATTCATGCTATTCCTGATGCTGAACCGGCCTTTGATGGCACGGACGGGTTAGTCGAAAGCGCAGGGCGTATTAACAAGAGTGTTGTCGCCTATTTAAATTCGATTGCTGATTTGGAGGAGGCCATGGCCGAAAATTTGGAGCTCGTGATTAAGGAATTAAAAGATCAGGACGAAGAATAA
- a CDS encoding glycosyltransferase, translating into MSKSKLEKPIRLQRPAMKAQTRSRMNRKLPFLKSGKGRAQGKVGLGEYERRAYKAGYSAAAGQTECSLSYDHMQSTLLNWFKATVHEALTCRSILGVSRAYRRGYNMIAKQPLLGIPLPLRGTVSAVVSASNEEKTVAAVISELSRLPIKEIIVILNGCKDRSYHAINRGDKIIVVCYPERLGHDVARSIGASLTTGDAVLFVDGDILFEAKDLAPFLLEIDKGADVVLNDITPYLPPFSKQDVVTRSKMFLNYVLGRPDLQANSLTAVPHALSRRAIVSLGVRSLLVPPKAQALAIVQGMAIRAPNSVDVVKRNRMRSGNIGEGNEMARLILGDHIEAFQAVMEQQGVRLNMTRMPRSKLARKRNSR; encoded by the coding sequence GTGTCGAAAAGTAAGCTGGAGAAGCCGATCAGATTGCAGCGGCCTGCCATGAAAGCTCAAACACGCAGCCGTATGAATCGCAAGTTGCCCTTTCTGAAATCAGGTAAGGGCAGAGCGCAAGGCAAGGTCGGACTGGGAGAGTACGAGCGCCGCGCTTATAAGGCGGGATATTCAGCTGCGGCCGGTCAGACAGAATGCTCCCTTTCGTATGATCATATGCAATCCACGTTGCTGAATTGGTTCAAGGCAACGGTACATGAAGCGTTGACTTGTCGGAGCATACTGGGCGTCTCCCGTGCTTACCGCCGGGGATATAATATGATCGCAAAGCAGCCTTTGCTCGGTATCCCGTTACCGCTGCGGGGAACAGTATCTGCGGTCGTATCAGCTTCCAATGAGGAGAAGACAGTAGCGGCCGTCATCTCGGAATTAAGCCGCCTGCCGATCAAGGAAATTATAGTCATCCTGAACGGGTGCAAGGATCGCAGCTATCACGCCATTAACAGGGGTGACAAAATTATTGTAGTTTGCTACCCTGAACGCCTTGGGCACGATGTTGCGCGTAGCATAGGAGCATCGCTGACAACCGGGGATGCGGTACTATTCGTAGATGGCGATATTCTATTTGAAGCGAAAGATCTGGCGCCCTTCTTATTGGAGATCGATAAGGGAGCGGACGTTGTGCTGAACGATATTACCCCTTATCTTCCGCCATTTTCTAAACAGGATGTTGTAACCCGCAGCAAAATGTTTCTGAATTACGTACTTGGCAGGCCTGATTTACAAGCCAATTCGCTGACTGCCGTTCCTCATGCTTTATCCCGGAGAGCAATTGTCTCGTTAGGAGTGCGTTCGTTGCTTGTGCCTCCCAAGGCCCAAGCGTTGGCCATCGTGCAGGGAATGGCCATCCGGGCCCCAAATTCGGTGGATGTTGTGAAGAGGAATCGGATGCGTAGCGGGAATATCGGGGAGGGCAATGAGATGGCGAGACTTATTTTAGGCGATCACATCGAGGCTTTCCAAGCGGTGATGGAGCAGCAAGGAGTCAGACTGAACATGACGAGAATGCCGCGGTCCAAGCTGGCAAGAAAGAGGAATAGCCGATGA
- a CDS encoding CgeB family protein, whose protein sequence is MFVHSQLQSMPLREGEVHDSSRRGKEAGLKDGFDEGYLRGRAKAIVEAARLIFPKRSLNVLYVSSGKGYPYSPIDEAIIATLHTLATEVSVVVPNQAVSELAISTKPDLVLALDGMELPVEQIDAIRANGIRTAIWLTDDPYYTDMTARIAPHYDYVFTLERNCLDFYRSAGCANVYYLPFAAFVEHYRPTLTRSAVRRGISFIGSAYWNRIQFLQPILGGLMDKGLNINGIWWDRLPEYASYPDRIEIGKWMGPGETAEVYSGSKIVLNLHRSPHDESVNNNTVGLTAASPNPRTFEISACATLQLADIRDDLSNFYVPGQEIETFSSPSELYEKVNYYLTHETERREIALRALERTYREHTYSHRIHEMFSRIFG, encoded by the coding sequence ATGTTCGTTCATTCGCAGTTACAGTCAATGCCTCTAAGAGAGGGTGAAGTACATGATTCGAGCCGGAGAGGAAAGGAAGCGGGGTTAAAGGATGGCTTTGACGAGGGATACTTGCGCGGAAGGGCGAAAGCGATTGTGGAGGCAGCGCGCCTTATTTTTCCAAAAAGATCCTTGAACGTGCTCTATGTGTCCTCAGGTAAAGGCTATCCTTATTCTCCAATTGATGAAGCAATCATAGCTACACTTCATACGCTGGCAACGGAGGTGAGCGTAGTTGTCCCGAACCAAGCGGTATCGGAGCTCGCGATAAGCACGAAGCCAGATTTGGTGCTTGCACTGGATGGAATGGAATTGCCCGTTGAGCAAATCGATGCCATAAGAGCGAATGGAATTCGAACCGCGATTTGGTTAACGGATGATCCCTACTACACTGATATGACCGCTAGAATCGCTCCACATTACGATTATGTATTTACCCTGGAGCGCAATTGTTTGGATTTCTATCGCTCTGCAGGCTGTGCAAATGTTTATTATTTGCCTTTTGCAGCATTTGTTGAGCATTACCGTCCGACGCTAACACGCTCAGCCGTTCGACGGGGAATCAGCTTCATAGGCTCCGCTTACTGGAATCGAATTCAATTCCTGCAGCCGATTCTCGGAGGGCTTATGGATAAAGGATTGAACATTAATGGAATTTGGTGGGATCGACTGCCTGAATATGCATCTTATCCCGATCGAATAGAGATTGGGAAATGGATGGGGCCTGGCGAGACAGCAGAAGTGTACAGTGGTTCGAAGATTGTACTGAATTTGCATCGTTCTCCGCATGATGAGTCAGTGAACAATAATACGGTCGGTCTTACAGCTGCATCGCCCAATCCACGTACCTTCGAAATATCCGCTTGCGCCACACTGCAGCTTGCTGATATTCGGGATGATTTGAGCAATTTTTATGTCCCTGGTCAGGAGATAGAAACCTTCAGCAGTCCAAGCGAGCTGTATGAGAAAGTGAATTATTATCTGACGCATGAGACTGAGCGTCGTGAAATCGCTCTTCGCGCTTTGGAGAGAACTTATCGCGAGCACACCTATTCCCATCGCATCCATGAAATGTTTAGCCGGATTTTTGGCTAG
- a CDS encoding CgeB family protein, with product MNALNSLNKSDAGEGFKDGYLEGYRFGGCQAILERIAKPNTPSKSHYRVLYIPQGFEAIDRGVTEALNDLTAECIVAAPESALDMAASTRPDLVLVMNGLHVFPPDHEEQVRSIRAMGIHTAVWFVDDPYFTDDTVRLAQSYDVVFTHEMECVELYRQVGCQHVHYLPLAANPQMFRPMRSSPEYRYDICFIGNAFWNRVELFDQLASYLQDKKVIIAGQHWDRLANYGQLSRFIRTDWIMPEETVSYYNGAKIIVNMHRPTAAGSDNRNGLNIPGSSINPRTYEISGCGTLQITDIRNDLTLHYKPGYDIETFVDTAELRDKIDYYLTHDQERLQIAWRSLWTTRQRHTFHERIGRLLAEVTNLKAV from the coding sequence ATGAATGCCTTGAATAGTTTGAACAAGTCAGATGCTGGCGAAGGTTTCAAGGATGGATATCTTGAAGGCTATCGGTTCGGCGGATGCCAGGCGATCCTGGAGCGAATTGCGAAGCCGAACACACCTAGCAAAAGCCATTATCGTGTACTTTATATTCCTCAAGGCTTCGAGGCGATCGATCGCGGGGTTACAGAAGCCTTGAACGACTTGACAGCAGAATGCATTGTTGCCGCTCCTGAATCGGCGTTGGATATGGCTGCTTCAACACGACCCGATTTGGTGCTGGTGATGAATGGACTTCATGTCTTTCCTCCCGATCATGAAGAACAGGTTCGATCCATTCGTGCTATGGGAATTCATACAGCAGTATGGTTTGTCGATGATCCTTATTTTACGGACGATACGGTAAGATTGGCTCAAAGTTATGATGTTGTATTTACACATGAAATGGAATGCGTTGAGCTTTATCGACAAGTTGGCTGCCAGCATGTTCACTACCTTCCGCTGGCTGCAAATCCCCAAATGTTCCGCCCGATGCGTTCGTCACCGGAATACCGCTACGATATTTGTTTTATTGGCAATGCTTTTTGGAATCGGGTCGAGCTGTTCGATCAACTGGCATCGTATCTGCAGGATAAGAAAGTAATTATCGCAGGCCAGCATTGGGATCGTTTAGCGAACTATGGACAGCTTTCCCGTTTCATCCGAACCGATTGGATTATGCCGGAAGAAACGGTGTCTTATTATAACGGTGCGAAAATCATCGTTAATATGCATCGTCCTACGGCCGCCGGGTCGGACAACCGAAATGGTTTGAATATTCCGGGGAGTTCGATCAATCCGCGAACCTACGAAATCAGTGGATGCGGAACCTTGCAAATTACGGATATCCGCAACGACTTAACGCTCCATTATAAACCGGGTTATGACATTGAAACATTTGTTGATACCGCTGAGCTTCGTGACAAAATTGATTATTACCTGACCCATGATCAAGAACGTCTTCAAATCGCTTGGCGGTCATTATGGACGACAAGGCAAAGGCATACGTTCCATGAACGCATTGGCCGCTTGCTCGCTGAAGTGACAAACTTAAAAGCGGTTTGA
- a CDS encoding glycosyltransferase family 2 protein yields MNDTRLTSIIIPSHNGLHLLTSCIESIRCNTEVPYEIIVVDNGSTDGTQEYCIQAGITFIALPTNEGFPAACNRGLTIATGEQLLLLNNDVIVTPRWLSNMLRALYSAGDVGIVGPVTNYASGRQKVDVAWTTLEEFMRMAERHNQSDPTKWQEVKRLVGLCFLFRRQLWDFVGRFDERFSPGHYEDDDYCYRAREKGFRLLISGDTLVYHEGSASFAAKHPDGWNSLLERNRRKFIDKWGIDPWIYM; encoded by the coding sequence ATGAATGATACCAGGCTCACCAGCATCATTATCCCGAGTCATAATGGTCTTCACTTATTGACCTCTTGTATCGAGTCGATTCGCTGCAATACTGAAGTGCCATATGAAATTATCGTCGTTGATAACGGCTCTACGGACGGAACACAGGAGTACTGCATTCAAGCAGGGATTACATTTATTGCATTGCCGACTAACGAAGGGTTTCCCGCAGCATGCAACCGTGGACTGACAATTGCTACCGGAGAGCAGTTGCTGCTCCTGAATAACGATGTTATCGTCACACCTCGCTGGCTGTCGAACATGCTGCGAGCCTTGTACAGTGCCGGTGATGTCGGCATAGTTGGCCCTGTAACCAACTACGCCAGTGGACGCCAGAAGGTAGATGTGGCATGGACTACACTGGAGGAATTCATGCGTATGGCAGAGAGACACAACCAGTCCGACCCAACGAAGTGGCAGGAGGTCAAACGTCTTGTTGGTCTATGTTTTTTATTTCGAAGACAGCTGTGGGATTTCGTAGGACGGTTCGACGAACGCTTTTCTCCGGGACATTATGAGGACGATGATTACTGTTATCGGGCACGCGAGAAAGGATTCCGGCTGCTCATTAGCGGGGATACACTGGTATATCATGAGGGGAGCGCCAGCTTTGCGGCTAAGCACCCGGATGGCTGGAACTCTCTGCTGGAGCGCAATCGCCGGAAGTTCATCGACAAGTGGGGAATTGACCCGTGGATTTATATGTAA
- a CDS encoding glycosyltransferase family 4 protein: protein MPSTKKLLLFSHICNKKNITGAEKLLLFLALKLSAYYQCVIVVPKEGALSGLAAQSGIRTIVHHIPLLYGMCQPHEGLAEQAEGLSRDVSFVETSRLLSHESPDYVLVNTSVHVIPAMAAKALSIPVIWHITEVISNNEYAGDSVKIIDQYSDWIICISESAAAPIRESIAEKLSLLYPSWVWKEFNPDLWPQLREQQRLAWKVASTEKLIGYISSYLTAEKGSDHFIEAALEIAEKHEESRFVVIGAKNNDSFYGKLRRRVSESAYAERFIFIDYVANVESAFSAMDVVIIPSLKDEGFGLTAMEAMILGKPVVAYASGGLEEILSLTGNQSYLASTGNYYELSAKTSAILEQPGEIESIGNNNRIQIEACFGPKAYEANLQVILGQINSLPVGSTPALKRVPRSAASKVKAKKRRRARKTRRVSSASARRPSRAMRQREAGRNKRNNRGSRKLRRVRRVSQKSARKKKK from the coding sequence ATGCCTAGCACAAAGAAGCTGTTATTGTTCTCGCACATTTGTAACAAAAAAAACATTACAGGGGCAGAGAAGCTGCTGCTTTTTCTCGCTTTGAAATTATCGGCATATTATCAATGTGTCATTGTCGTTCCTAAGGAAGGCGCGTTGTCAGGCTTGGCAGCTCAAAGCGGCATTAGAACGATCGTGCATCATATTCCGCTCCTGTACGGGATGTGTCAACCACATGAGGGACTTGCAGAGCAAGCGGAGGGGCTATCGAGGGATGTTTCATTTGTTGAAACGTCTCGACTTCTGTCCCATGAAAGCCCGGATTATGTACTAGTAAATACTAGTGTCCATGTTATCCCGGCCATGGCGGCAAAGGCTCTTTCCATACCTGTAATTTGGCATATAACCGAGGTCATTTCCAATAATGAGTATGCTGGGGATTCCGTTAAGATTATCGATCAGTACAGCGACTGGATCATTTGCATCTCTGAATCTGCGGCTGCTCCTATACGAGAGAGCATTGCGGAGAAGCTTAGCCTTCTCTATCCCTCGTGGGTCTGGAAGGAATTCAATCCTGACTTGTGGCCGCAGCTGCGGGAGCAGCAAAGGCTCGCGTGGAAGGTGGCATCTACGGAGAAGTTGATCGGCTATATATCATCTTATTTGACCGCCGAGAAGGGATCTGATCATTTTATTGAAGCAGCCCTGGAAATAGCAGAAAAGCATGAGGAGAGCCGGTTTGTAGTCATCGGCGCAAAAAACAATGATTCTTTCTACGGCAAACTTAGACGAAGGGTCAGCGAATCCGCTTATGCTGAGAGATTCATATTTATTGATTATGTTGCTAACGTCGAATCGGCTTTCAGTGCAATGGATGTCGTAATTATTCCCAGCCTGAAGGATGAAGGCTTTGGACTTACGGCAATGGAAGCGATGATCCTCGGTAAGCCCGTCGTCGCTTATGCATCTGGTGGACTGGAAGAAATATTAAGTTTAACGGGCAATCAGTCGTATCTCGCCAGCACAGGAAATTATTATGAACTCAGCGCGAAAACCTCAGCGATCCTCGAACAACCAGGGGAGATAGAGTCCATTGGCAACAACAATCGAATTCAAATCGAGGCATGTTTTGGACCGAAGGCATACGAAGCCAATCTGCAAGTTATACTTGGCCAGATCAACAGCTTGCCGGTAGGTAGTACTCCAGCTTTAAAGAGGGTGCCCCGCTCTGCAGCATCTAAAGTAAAAGCAAAAAAGCGTCGTCGTGCTCGAAAGACTCGGCGAGTGTCCTCTGCTTCGGCTCGTAGGCCAAGTCG